A genome region from Arachis duranensis cultivar V14167 chromosome 8, aradu.V14167.gnm2.J7QH, whole genome shotgun sequence includes the following:
- the LOC127741305 gene encoding uncharacterized protein At4g22758-like, which produces MPSHKSNRSGQIDTHRKNRLSNKSSSFHSHNAMTQAAAELRRPRTLPDLISYRNAAVVSPEVTPRQPPKILLKVTLLGSVAPVQLLMRPESTVGDLISAAVRQFVKEGRRPVLPTDEPSGFDLHYSQFSLESLNREGKLIELGSRSFFLCPRKVTHGGAAVEGGVTKTYASCAEEAGKVREVNGGGAFGWFKLMHFML; this is translated from the exons ATGCCGAGTCACAAGAGCAACCGTAGTGGCCAGATCGACACTCACCGGAAGAATAGGTTGTCCAATAAATCCTCATCGTTCCACAGCCACAACGCCATGACTCAAGCCGCCGCCGAACTCCGCCGCCCGAGGACCTTGCCGGACCTAATTTCATACCGGAACGCTGCTGTGGTGTCACCGGAGGTTACGCCGCGTCAACCGCCGAAGATTCTCCTCAAGGTGACGTTGCTAGGGAGCGTGGCGCCGGTTCAGCTCCTTATGAGGCCGGAATCCACCGTCGGCGATCTGATATCCGCTGCTGTCCGCCAGTTCGTGAAGGAAGGCCGCCGTCCGGTCCTGCCGACCGATGAACCATCCGGCTTCGACCTTCATTACTCTCAGTTTAGCTTAGAAA GTTTGAATAGGGAGGGCAAGCTGatagaacttggatctaggagcTTCTTTTTGTGTCCGAGAAAGGTGACTCACGGTGGCGCTGCCGTGGAAGGAGGTGTGACGAAGACGTATGCGTCGTGCGCCGAGGAGGCCGGAAAAGTGAGGGAGGTTAACGGTGGTGGTGCCTTTGGTTGGTTCAAGCTCATGCATTTCATGCTGTGA